A region of the Bacteroidota bacterium genome:
GTAACGTCTTAAATGATTGTAAGTTGCAGTATTCCTTGCCGAATAAGATAAAACTTCATTAAAAGCATTTTCGGGAGTTTTTACTTTTTTACCATCCGCCATAAAAGTAACAGAATTGTTAACCTTAACTTCCTGATATTTCGGATTGTACTCTATTGCTGTTTGTCCGTATTTTCTGTTAAAAGCATAATGGCTCAATATTTTTAAACGATGAGAATGATGATAAGAATAAGATCCGTCTTCATTTAATGTATATTCCTTTAGCATTTTCAAATAAATTGCATCAGGTTCAGTGTTTTGAGACTTAGCAATTGTAGTAAAAAATAAAACTAAAGCAAAACAAAATGTATATTTCAAATATTTCATAATCAGTATTTTCATTTTATTGTTCTAATTTTTTAAGAATAATTTTTTCGCTGGCAAATTTCTTTTGTAAAGCAACAGCATCCCTCACCGATTCCCAGTCATCAACTTGATAAACTCTTTTTTTCAAAGTTATTTTTTCCGATAAGTGCAAAACATTGCCATCAAGCTTGTAACTACCCGAAAAAGATGCTCCACTTCCTTTGATATCTTTAGCTTTTGTCCAAGATATTTTTTCTACTCCGAGAGGTAATTTTATTGTTTCGTTTAACTCAATATATTTTGAGCACGCATCTTTAAAAGGATACTTTCTTTCTTTGATATTTGTATTTAAATAAAGATGATAATTACGATTGCTAAAAAGATTGGAAGCTACTACGGGAGTGAAAATAATTTCATTATCGCTAACTAAAGCATAATTTGGAATCTCATATTTTATATAAATTCTAAAAGGCTTAGACATATCATAAGGGTCTGAAAAATTCATAGTTATTATTTTCATATCAGGGAATTGACCAAGCATAGAACTTTCAAAAGTTGATTTCCAATTATAACGAAATGTTCTTGTTAATGCACCTCTAAAATTAGCATCCGATTGTCCTTCCGCTTCAAGAGTAAACTCACCTTTCAAATTTCCTTCTTTGTCCAGCTCTGAATTTCCTTTTATTTTATAAAAATGATTCATAGGGTCGGAAATAGGGATGATACTCAAGTCTTCTCCTTCTTTTGTTCCGATAATATAATTCTGCTGTTGCTCACGACTCGACCACAATTCACGAACAAAAGGTACCCAAGTAGGGTCAAGCATGTGAAGTTTTCCATCGGAAAGTCTTACAGCAGTAACACTATGGTTAAACTGATCGGCAGGAATATCTTCAATCCTTGAGCCTGCCATAGTCATTGCTGCATAAGATTCAAAACCTGCACATCTTAACATTGCAATCAACATTCCCGCTTTATCTTTACAAACTCCGCATCTATCGGTATAAGTCATCAAAGCTTTGTGCAAAG
Encoded here:
- a CDS encoding DUF3857 and transglutaminase domain-containing protein; translation: MEFNKKMFFLFVFAFQSVFLFADGDIKTMIRNAGDADKYPHSSVLTIFDSTTVDVQESGLSYFYIHKLIKVLTLKGAVNSSIVKFSYEPQSAFLQIKKVKIYRKDGSVEILDNRNIKDYPAPGSMILWGAREQLIEVGRLEIGDAIEIFMFKKGYTYALLQEDDNEKYIPPMEGHYYDIIHFWSSNNVLEKVYQTLVPNTKKLQYKFYKGEVNVKVRFKGNKTLYSFQKKNIEPFKRESNMLGLSDVAPKLILTTAPDWEAKSKWFYAVNEDYGSFDCDPEVKEKVDEILRGASDEMDSVSRLTHWVANEIRYFGLTMGEGEGFTLHKALMTYTDRCGVCKDKAGMLIAMLRCAGFESYAAMTMAGSRIEDIPADQFNHSVTAVRLSDGKLHMLDPTWVPFVRELWSSREQQQNYIIGTKEGEDLSIIPISDPMNHFYKIKGNSELDKEGNLKGEFTLEAEGQSDANFRGALTRTFRYNWKSTFESSMLGQFPDMKIITMNFSDPYDMSKPFRIYIKYEIPNYALVSDNEIIFTPVVASNLFSNRNYHLYLNTNIKERKYPFKDACSKYIELNETIKLPLGVEKISWTKAKDIKGSGASFSGSYKLDGNVLHLSEKITLKKRVYQVDDWESVRDAVALQKKFASEKIILKKLEQ